CGTCGTCGCCACCAACGTGCCCGCCAAGGACATCGGCGAATTGATTGCGTTGGCGAAAGCCCAGCCGGGAAAGCTCAATTTCGCCTCCTCCGGCCCCGGCAGCCTGCCGCATCTTGCCGGCGAATTGTTCAAGCTGACGGCCAAGATCGACATCGTTCACGTGCCCTATCGCGGCGCGGCGCCGGCCGTGAACGACCTGCTGGGCCAGCAGGTGCAGATGACCTTCCTCGACCTCCCGGTGCTGCTGCCGCAGATCAAGGCCGGCGCGCTCAAGCCGATCGCGGTCGGCTCGGTGGAGCGCGCCCCGACCGCGCCCGACGTGCCGACCACGAAGGAAGCCGGCTTTCCCGATCTGCGCATCGAGAACTGGTACGGCATGGTCGCGCCCAAGGGCACGCCGCGGGAGATCGTCGCCGCGCTGCACGATCTTGCGACCAGGGCGATGGCCGATCCGGCCGTGAAGCAGAAACTCGCGGCGCAAGGGGCAACGCTCGTCGGCGACGAGCCCGAGCATTTTCGCGCCTTCATCGCGGATGAGATGCAGAAATGGGCGAAGGTGATCAAGGACGCTGGCGTCGAGACGGCGAAGTAACGCTCCGGCGCCTCACACCGCCTCCGCCCTTAAATGCTCCACCAGCATCTTGGCGGGCCGCGGCAGCGCCTTGAAACTCCGCGCGCAGATCACGAGCCTGCGGTTGGCGAAGGCGTCGCGCAGGCGGACGATGGCGAGCGGCATCAGCTTGGAGCAGCGGCGCGCGGCGGCTTCCGGCACCAGGGCGACACCGACATCGGCCGAGACCAACTGGCAGATCGCATCGAAGTCGCGCAGGCGCGCACGGAAATGCGGGCGCATGCCGAGCCGCGCGGCGTGCTTCGAAATATGCATCTGGAGCGCGGTGGCGCTGGTGAGGCCGACGAACTCGCAGGCGCCCGCCTCCTGGAAATCGATCTGGCGGCGGCCGGCGAACGGGCCGCGCTTCGACGTCACCAGGGTCAGGCGGTCCTCGCTGAACACGAAGCGCTCGATATGATCGGGCAGCGCGTGCTCGGCGGCAAAGCCGAGATCGGCGGCGCCGGCCGTGATCGCAGCCGCAATGTCGGTGCTCTCGCGCTCCTCGATGTCGATGGCGACGTCGCGATGCTCGCGCAGGAAGCCGGCAAGCGCCTTCGGCAGATGCTCCGACAGGCCCGAGGTGTTGGCGAGGAAGTGCACGCTGGCGCGCACGCCGCTGGCAAAGCCGGCGAGATCGCCGCGCATGGCGTCGACCTGATGAATCACGATCCGCGCGTGATCGAGCAGGCTTTCGCCGGCCGCGGTCAGTTCGACGCCGCGCCGCCCACGCTTGAGCAGGGCGACGCCGAGCGCGTCCTCGAGACCCTTGATGCGCGCGCTGGCCGAAGCCAGGGCCAGATGCGATCGCTCGGCGCCGCGGGTGATGCTGCGCCGGTCGGCGACCGCGATGAAGAGCTGGAGATCGACGAGGTCGAAACGCACGGGTCCTGTCCTCCGCAATCAGCCTTCGTTTCGAACGAAGGCTATCTCCGTAACCTCCAGATTGTGCCCGCGCACCGCTTCGGTCAATGTGGCCTAATGATCGACCCGCTTCTCATCCTCATCGCCGCCGTCTTCCTGGTCGCCGGCTTCGTCAAGGGCGTCGTCGGGCTCGGCCTGCCGACGGTGTCCATGGGCCTGCTCGCGGTGAACATGGCGCCGAGCCGCGCGATCGCGATCGTGATCGTGCCCGCCATCGTCACCAACATCTGGCAGACCTTTGTCGGCCCCTATTTGCGCGACATCCTCAGACGCCTGTGGCCGCTGATGATCGGCACCGTGATCGGATGCTGGCTCAATGCTGGCGCGCTGACCGGCCCCCATGCGCGCTACGGCACCGTCGTGCTCGGCGTGCTGCTGGTGATCTACGCGATCGTCGGCCTCAGCAAATTCAAGTTCCACGTCGCGCCTCGAAACGAGAAATGGGTCGGCGGCGTGGTCGGCGTCGTCACCGGCGTGATCTCGGCCTCGACGGGCGTGCAGGTGATCCCCTCGATGCCATTCATGCAGGCGATCGGGATGGAGAAGGACGAGCTGGTGCAGGCGCTCGGCGTGTTCTTCACCACGGCGACGCTGGCGCTCGCCTTCAATCTTACGGCCGGCGGATTGCTGACTTCAGCCAATGCCGTGCCCGGCGCGGTCGCCATGGCAATGGCGTTTGCCGGGATGTTCATCGGGCAATCGGTGCGGCAGCGGATGCCGGCCGAAGCGTTTCGCCGCTGGTTCCTGGTCGCGATGATCCTGCTCGGCTTTTATCTGGCCGGCAGCGCGCTGCTGAAGGAATTTTCGTGAGGGTAAATCGTGGGTTAGCGAAGCGTAACCCACCAACTTGATTCCGCAATCGCTGAAGCATGGTGGGTTGCGCCTTCGGCTAACACCCCACGCAGCCTCAAAGTTACCGCGCCTCGAGCATGGCGACGCGGATGCCGAGATAGATGAAGAGGCCGCCGAGCGTCCGGTTGACCCAGGCGATCACGCCCTCGGACTGCCGCAGCCGGTGGGCGGCCCTGGCCGCGAACGCCGCCAGAACCAGGCACCACAGCGTCCCCGTGCAAATGAAGATCAGGCCGAGCGTCAGGAAGGCCAGCGGCTTGTGCGGCGCATCGGCTGCGACGAATTGAGGCAGGAAGGCCAGGAAGAACAGCGCGACCTTGGGATTGAGCGCGTTGGTGAAGACGCCCTGCAGGAACACAAGCCGCAGCGAGTTCCGCTCCGCCTCGTCCTTGACCGCCAGAAGCTGCGGCCGCGACCAAAGCATCTGAAGACCTGATAGCACCAGATAGGCCGCGCCGGCCAGCTTCAGCACCCCGAACGCGGTGGATGAGGCCATCAAAAGCGCCGAAAGGCCGATCGCCGCGCCCGTAACATGGAAAAAACAGCCGCAACTGATGCCAAAAGCGGCGGCCGCCCCGCCGCGCCAACCCATCTGCATGCTGCGGCCGATCACATAGACCGTATCGGGCCCCGGCGTGATGTTGAGCAGCAGGCCCGACAGGACGAAGAGCCAGATTTCGTGAATGCCCAGCATCGAAGGTCCTCGCCGCCCGGACGGGCGATCTCAAGGGACTGGCCTTAGTCGGTTCGAACCCTGCCGTCCACCGCCGGAAATGGTTAGGATTCGTATCGAATTTGCAATGCGGATCATACTTTCGTTCGGCTCCATCTGCTCTATAAGGACGCCAGTTCTTGAAATGCTGGATTCGCGGCGACGGCCCCGCCGGTGGCGTCCCGCTCCCTTGGAGCTCCGAGGATATGGAAAGACGTCTGGCCGCCATCGTCTGCGCCGATGTCGCCGGCTATTCGCGGATGATGGGCAGTGACGAGGCCGGCACCCACGCCGCCTTCAAGGCCCATCGCAGCGCGATTCATCCCATCATTCTCAACCATGGCGGCCGTGTCGTCAAAAACACCGGCGACGGCTTCCTGCTGGAGTTTCCCTCCATCGTCGGCGCCGCCGAGGCCGCGATCGCGATGCAGGTGCTGATGGCGGAGCGTAACCATCATCTGCCTGCCGACCGTACCATGCAGTTCCGCCTCGGCATCCACATGGGTGACGTCATCGCCGACGAGGACGAGGTGTTCGGTGACGACGTCAACATCGCCGTCCGTCTCGAATCGGTGGCGAGCCCCGGCGGGTTCGCGATCTCGGCCAAGGCCTACAGCGAGGCGAGCAAGCATCTCACCGTGCCGCTGGTCGATGGCGGCAACCACCGCTTCAAGAACATCAAGGACCCGGTCGGTGTCTGGACCTGGACGCCCGACGGCGCCGCCGCGCTCGCGCCCGAACTGAGGGACGGCTCGACGCTCTCGCAAGCCTACCGCACGGCGATCGTCGGCGTGCTGCCGTTTGCCAATCTCAGCGACGCCCAGGACGAATATTTCTCCGACGGCCTGACCGAGGATCTGATCCACGCGCTGTCGCTGCAATCCTTCTACCGGGTGCTGAGCCGCAACTCGACCTTCGCCTTCAAGGGCAAGAACGCGAGCACGCGCGTGATCGCGCGCGAGATCGACGCCACCTACCTGATTCAGGGCTCGGTGCGGCGCGCCGGCGCCAAGATCCGCGTCACCGCCGAGCTGATCGCGCCGGAGACCGGCGAGCAGCTCTGGACCGGGCGTTACGACCGCGACATCGGCGACCTCTTCGCCATGCAGGACGAGATCACGACCAACCTGTCCGCGGCGATCGCCACCGAGATCGTCCGCGCCGAAGCCTCGGCTCCGGCGCGCCCGACCAACGATGTGAGTGCGTGGGACCGCTTCCTCAAGGGTCTGTCCCATTACTATCGGCTGACCAAGGAGGACCAGAGCGCCGCCGTCGCACTGTTCAGGGAGGCGATCGCGCTCGATCCGAAACTGTCGATCGCACACGCCTATCTCGCTACGGTCCAGATCCAGAGCATCCAGTTCGGTTGGATCAAGGGTACGCGCGAGATGTGGGCGGAAGCGATGTCGCTCGCCGAAACCAGCGTGCGGCTCGACCCGCGCTCCTCCTTCGCGTTCTCGATCCTGTCGTGGGTTCAGGGGATGGAAGGCCATTACGAGGCGGCGATGGATGCCGCCAAGCGCGCGGTTGCTTTGAATCCCTACGACATGGGCGCGCGCGGCGTGCTCGGCATCTGCCATTTCATCATCGGCGAGCACCGGCAGGCGATCGAGCTGTTTTCGATGGCCGCCCAGCGCGGCAACAGCGATCCGCGCTACCAATGGGCCACGCTGAACGCGTTCAGCCACTATCTCCTCCGCCAGTATGACGCGACCCTGTCCTGGGCCCGTGAGCAGCTCTACGTCAACCCGAACCACATGCAGGCCCTGGCGATCCGCGCCGCGGCGCTGGCGCAATTGGGCCGGACCGACGAGGCAGCCGAGGCGACCTCCGTGCTGATGCGCAATTACCCGACCCTGAATGTCGACCGGCATTTGCGGAATTTTCACTGGAAGCGGCCCGAAGACATCGCGCATTACCGCGACGGGCTGCTGAAGGCGGGCGTACCGGCCAGCAAGCTCACTCTGGTCCAGAGCGACGTCAGACGCGCGGCCGAATCCTGACGGCCGTATCCTCTGGGCAATATCCTGAGGGCAGCCTTTGCGTGCGCTGCGGTCTCACCGCGGCATTATTGACAGCAGAGCGAAATCAGCCACACTTCGTCACACCCTGAAGTAGCATAGCTGCGCCACGTCCGCTGTCTGTTTGTTAGGTCTTTCTGCGCTTGATCGGCGCGGCCGCTTTTTCACGATTCGTGTGTTTTCAGGACTTTGCCGATGGATGTCTCCCGCAAGAAGCCTTTTGATCCTTCAATCGAAGTTTCTCCTGATAACCCCTGCCCTTTCCTGCGCGGCCTCGTCGGCGAAGGCTTCGTCGACGGTGGCACCGTGCCGCTGCGGACGCTGTCGCAGACCATCGCAAATGCAAGCGGCGAGACCGGAATCAAGAAAACCTCGGCCCGCATCCAGGTCCGCGGCGTCGCGCTGATCGCCAACGGCGCCTGTCATATCCTGCAGAGCATCTTCTGGGGCGCACAGCTCAACCGCCTGCGCGGTGGGCCGCTCGACAAGCTCGGCGCCGGCTCGCGCATCCTCGGCG
This genomic interval from Bradyrhizobium guangzhouense contains the following:
- a CDS encoding Bug family tripartite tricarboxylate transporter substrate binding protein, whose translation is MKNWRKLLLSILLLFPALASAQNFPAKPIKLIVPFPAGGPNDIIARVIGQRMSELSGQPVLIDNRGGQGGVLGTDAVAKSQPDGYTIAISSAGALAISPSMEKVAYDTLNDLAPVTLVATVPEMLVVATNVPAKDIGELIALAKAQPGKLNFASSGPGSLPHLAGELFKLTAKIDIVHVPYRGAAPAVNDLLGQQVQMTFLDLPVLLPQIKAGALKPIAVGSVERAPTAPDVPTTKEAGFPDLRIENWYGMVAPKGTPREIVAALHDLATRAMADPAVKQKLAAQGATLVGDEPEHFRAFIADEMQKWAKVIKDAGVETAK
- a CDS encoding LysR substrate-binding domain-containing protein; the protein is MRFDLVDLQLFIAVADRRSITRGAERSHLALASASARIKGLEDALGVALLKRGRRGVELTAAGESLLDHARIVIHQVDAMRGDLAGFASGVRASVHFLANTSGLSEHLPKALAGFLREHRDVAIDIEERESTDIAAAITAGAADLGFAAEHALPDHIERFVFSEDRLTLVTSKRGPFAGRRQIDFQEAGACEFVGLTSATALQMHISKHAARLGMRPHFRARLRDFDAICQLVSADVGVALVPEAAARRCSKLMPLAIVRLRDAFANRRLVICARSFKALPRPAKMLVEHLRAEAV
- a CDS encoding sulfite exporter TauE/SafE family protein — its product is MIDPLLILIAAVFLVAGFVKGVVGLGLPTVSMGLLAVNMAPSRAIAIVIVPAIVTNIWQTFVGPYLRDILRRLWPLMIGTVIGCWLNAGALTGPHARYGTVVLGVLLVIYAIVGLSKFKFHVAPRNEKWVGGVVGVVTGVISASTGVQVIPSMPFMQAIGMEKDELVQALGVFFTTATLALAFNLTAGGLLTSANAVPGAVAMAMAFAGMFIGQSVRQRMPAEAFRRWFLVAMILLGFYLAGSALLKEFS
- a CDS encoding LysE family translocator; the encoded protein is MLGIHEIWLFVLSGLLLNITPGPDTVYVIGRSMQMGWRGGAAAAFGISCGCFFHVTGAAIGLSALLMASSTAFGVLKLAGAAYLVLSGLQMLWSRPQLLAVKDEAERNSLRLVFLQGVFTNALNPKVALFFLAFLPQFVAADAPHKPLAFLTLGLIFICTGTLWCLVLAAFAARAAHRLRQSEGVIAWVNRTLGGLFIYLGIRVAMLEAR
- a CDS encoding adenylate/guanylate cyclase domain-containing protein, with the translated sequence MERRLAAIVCADVAGYSRMMGSDEAGTHAAFKAHRSAIHPIILNHGGRVVKNTGDGFLLEFPSIVGAAEAAIAMQVLMAERNHHLPADRTMQFRLGIHMGDVIADEDEVFGDDVNIAVRLESVASPGGFAISAKAYSEASKHLTVPLVDGGNHRFKNIKDPVGVWTWTPDGAAALAPELRDGSTLSQAYRTAIVGVLPFANLSDAQDEYFSDGLTEDLIHALSLQSFYRVLSRNSTFAFKGKNASTRVIAREIDATYLIQGSVRRAGAKIRVTAELIAPETGEQLWTGRYDRDIGDLFAMQDEITTNLSAAIATEIVRAEASAPARPTNDVSAWDRFLKGLSHYYRLTKEDQSAAVALFREAIALDPKLSIAHAYLATVQIQSIQFGWIKGTREMWAEAMSLAETSVRLDPRSSFAFSILSWVQGMEGHYEAAMDAAKRAVALNPYDMGARGVLGICHFIIGEHRQAIELFSMAAQRGNSDPRYQWATLNAFSHYLLRQYDATLSWAREQLYVNPNHMQALAIRAAALAQLGRTDEAAEATSVLMRNYPTLNVDRHLRNFHWKRPEDIAHYRDGLLKAGVPASKLTLVQSDVRRAAES